The Desmodus rotundus isolate HL8 chromosome 3, HLdesRot8A.1, whole genome shotgun sequence genome includes a region encoding these proteins:
- the HES3 gene encoding transcription factor HES-3 — protein MGTEPETRGSSSVPARRFRKISKPLMEKKRRARINVSLEQLRSLLEKHYSHQIRKRKLEKADILELSVKYVNSLQNSLQGLWPVPSGAEHPSGFRGCLPGVSQLLLRGEGGGGPLCPLAPEDAGGSTTDSASPGPEAPAPRGPCARAVWVPDSAAGGSRSPPPRLLLPAALPGPFPSVSASQSASRHCAESPGSGLRLWRPW, from the exons ATGGGCACTGAGCCCGAGACCCGAGGCAGCTCCAGCGTCCCTGCGCGCAGATTCCGCAAG ATCTCCAAGCCGCTGATGGAGAAGAAGCGACGGGCGCGCATCAACGTGTCGCTGGAGCAACTCAGGTCGTTGCTGGAGAAACACTATTCGCACCAG ATCCGGAAACGCAAGCTGGAGAAGGCAGACATACTGGAACTGAGCGTCAAGTACGTGAACAGCCTTCAGAACTCGCTGCAAG ggctctGGCCGGTCCCAAGCGGAGCCGAGCACCCGTCGGGCTTCCGCGGCTGTCTGCCGGGAGTCAGCCAGCTTCTGCTGCGCGGAGAGGGCGGCGGCGGCCCGCTCTGCCCCCTGGCGCCTGAGGACGCGGGCGGCAGCACCACGGACAGCGCCAGTCCCGGCCCCGAGGCTCCCGCGCCGCGCGGCCCCTGCGCCCGCGCGGTCTGGGTGCCGGATTCGGCCGCCGGCGGCTCGCGGTCCCCACCACCCCGGCTCCTCCTCCCCGCCGCTCTCCCCGGCCCGTTCCCCAGCGTCTCGGCTTCGCAGTCGGCGTCTCGCCACTGCGCCGAGAGCCCGGGGTCGGGGTTGCGCCTGTGGAGGCCCTGGTGA
- the GPR153 gene encoding probable G-protein coupled receptor 153 produces MSDERRPPGSAVGWLACGGLSLLANAWGILSVGAKQKKWKPLEFLLCTLAATHMLNVAVPIATYAVVQLRRQRADYEWSEGLCKVFVSAFYTLTLATCFSVTSLSYHRMWMVRWPVNYRLSNAKKQAVHTVMGIWMVSFILSALPAVGWHDTSERFYAHGCRFIVAEIGLGFGVCFLLLVGGSVAMGVVCTAIALFQTLAGLGGRRADRRAFTVPTIVVEDAQGKRRSSIDGSEPAKTSLQITGLVAAIVFIYDCLMGFPVLVVSFSSLRADASAPWMVLCVLWCSVTQALLLPVFLWACDRYRADLKAVWEKCVALMANDEDSDDDASLEGGGVPPGLMLERSLDYSYGGDFVALDRMANYELSLEGGLPQIYPLGPLQEDKMQYLQVPPTRRFSQEDADLWAAVPLPAVLPRWGSGEDLAALVLPAGPDRHRDSLLPFAGEAPPFRPRRRSAESLLPLRPAARGSPTSRTRCRPGPGARSASASLLSDAFALTAFEREPQALRRAPAPPALFPARVPDAPDPAQPREDAAPPGGAGMQRSPRPRSAAPAHARPLRTALSASWGEPADLRVAGGDGGGGSTSSFLSSPSESSGYVTLHSDSLGSAS; encoded by the exons ATGAGTGATGAGCGGCGGCCGCCTGGCAGCGCCGTGGGCTGGCTGGCGTGCGGGGGCCTCTCCCTGCTGGCCAACGCCTGGGGCATCCTCAGCGTGGGCGCCAAGCAGAAGAAGTGGAAGCCTCTCGAGTTCCTGCTGTGCACGCTCGCGGCCACCCACATGCTCAACGTGGCGGTGCCCATCGCCACCTACGCTGTGGTGCAGCTGCGGCGGCAGCGCGCCGACTACGAGTGGAGCGAGGGCCTCTGCAAGGTCTTCGTCTCCGCCTTCTACACCCTCACCCTGGCCACCTGCTTCTCCGTCACCTCCCTGTCCTACCACCGCATGTGGATGGTTCGCTGGCCCGTCAACTACCG gCTGAGCAATGCCAAGAAACAGGCGGTGCACACGGTCATGGGCATCTGGATGGTGTCCTTCATCCTGTCGGCCCTGCCTGCCGTCGGCTGGCACGACACGAGCGAGCGCTTCTATGCCCACGGCTGCCGCTTCATCGTGGCTGAGATCGGCCTGGGCTTCGGCGTGTGCTTCCTGCTGCTGGTGGGAGGCAGCGTGGCCATGGGTGTGGTCTGCACAGCCATCGCCCTCTTCCAGAcgctggctgggctgggggggcgCCGGGCAGACCGCCGTGCCTTCACTGTGCCCACCATCGTGGTGGAGGACGCGCAGGGCAAGCGCCGCTCCTCCATCGATGGCTCGGAGCCCGCCAAGACCTCGCTGCAGATCACGGGCCTGGTGGCCGCCATTGTCTTCATCTACGACTGCCTCATGGGCTTCCCCGTGCTG GTGGTGAGCTTCAGCAGCCTGCGGGCAGACGCCTCAGCGCCCTGGATGGTGCTGTGCGTGCTGTGGTGCTCAGTGACCCAGGCCCTCCTGCTGCCCGTGTTCCTCTGGGCCTGCGACCGCTACCGGGCCGACCTCAAGGCCGTCTGGGAGAAGTGCGTGGCCCTCATGGCCAACGATGAGGATTCAGACGATG atGCCAGCCTGGAGGGTGGTGGCGTGCCCCCAGGCCTGATGCTGGAGCGCTCCCTTGACTACAGCTACGGAGGTGACTTTGTGGCCCTGGACAGGATGGCCAACTATGAGCTGTCCCTGGAGGGGGGCTTGCCCCAGATCTACCCGCTGGGGCCCTTGCAGGAAGACAAGATGCAGTACCTGCAG GTCCCGCCCACACGACGCTTCTCGCAAGAAGACGCGGACCTGTGGGCCGCGGTCCCGCTGCCCGCAGTCCTGCCGCGCTGGGGCTCCGGCGAGGACCTGGCCGCCCTGGTGCTGCCTGCTGGACCTGACCGCCACCGCGACAGCCTGCTGCCCTTTGCGGGGGAAGCGCCCCCTTTCCGTCCGCGCCGCCGCTCAGCCGAGAGCCTGCTGCCGCTGCGCCCCGCGGCTCGCGGCTCGCCCACCAGCAGGACGCGCTGCCGCCCAGGGCCTGGCGCCCGCTCCGCCTCGGCCTCGCTGCTGTCAGACGCCTTCGCGCTGACCGCCTTCGAGCGCGAGCCGCAGGCCCTGCGTCgcgcgcccgccccgcccgcgctCTTCCCGGCGCGCGTCCCCGACGCCCCCGACCCAGCCCAACCCCGCGAGGACGCGGCGCCCCCTGGCGGTGCCGGAATGCAGCGGAGCCCCCGGCCGCGCTCGGCTGCACcagcgcacgcgcggcccctgcgGACCGCCCTGAGCGCGTCTTGGGGCGAGCCTGCCGACCTGCGTGTGGCCGGCGGcgacggcggcggcggcagcaccAGCAGCTTCCTGAGCTCACCGTCCGAGTCTTCGGGCTACGTGACACTGCACTCGGACTCGCTGGGTTCCGCGAGCTAG